GCCGGGCTGGTCACGCCGATCCTGGCCGCGCAGACCTGGGAACATGCCCACCACATTGAGACGGAGCTGCGGGCGGGAACCTACTCGCCAGTGCAAGTGCTGCGCCGCTATGTGGAAGACCCGTATACTTGAAGCCAGAACTTGAACTCGGTTCAAAATCCAATTCCCAGAGGTCTTGCATGCCCGAATCCACGCTCCTTCCCACTCTGCCCCCGCAAGCTGTACAGGCTGTTCAGGCCGCGTTGCACGCTATTCCCATGAACGCCACTGTGGGCGTGACCATCACCGACGTCGGCGTGGGCTGGGCCACGGGCAAGTGTGCCGATACGCCCGCCTTTCACAACCATCTGGGGACCATCCACGCTGGAGCGCAGTTCTTGCTGGCCGAGGCGACGAGCGGAGCCGCTTTCGCTGGAGCCTTTGCGGCCCAGATCGCCGGGGGTGTTCCACTGATCGAGCGGTTGGACACACATTACGTGGGCCGCGCCCGCGGTGGCCTGAGCGCCACGGCACAGGCGCGGGCCGAGGAACTCCCCGCCGCACTGGAAACCTATGCCCGGGACGGTAAGGCCCGGCTGACCGTCGATGTCACCGTCCGTGACGGCGAGGACAAGGCAGTGATGCGGGCGGTGGCGCACTGGTATCTGCGCTCCATGGCCACCATCCGGGGGAATTGAGAAAGACGGAAGAAGCAGAAGGGCCAGGTGGTTTGCCTGGCCCTTCTGCTCTTTTCGCCCTGCCGGCTTCATGGGTTCAGGAGCCGACGCGGCCCCGCAGCACCTCTTCGAGGCTGGGCAGACGGACCAGTCCACGCCAGTAGGCCCGGATGGTTTCCAGCACGTGCATGTATTCCTGGTAGTTGCCCGGTTTGACCACATAGCCGCTGACCTGCTGATCGTAGGCGCGGTGGATGTCGCTGGGGTGTTCAGAGGTGGACAGCACCAGCACCGGGATGGAGCGCACCTCGGGCAGGGTCTTGACCCGTTCCAGGAACTCATGGCCGTTCATGATGGGCATGTTGAGGTCCAGCACGATCAGATGGGGGCGCGAAGCCCGGTCCGGGTGGGCGAGATGATCAAGGGCTTCCTGTCCGTTTTGAACGTGATGAACTGTGATGTCCTGGTCCTGTTCGGCCAGCATATCCTGGAAGAGGAGGGCGTCGGCCAGCTCGTCCTCGACAAGCAGCAGGTGAAAGGGCGCAGCACTCATGAAATCAGATTAATTATTGACCGGCGGGCCAATCGTCAGCCAGTAGACAATGGCTCCTGGCAGCAAGAAAAAGTGAAGATTGGAATGAGCCTTGGGCCGCCAGGGGAGCGCGGGTGTTACCTTAAAGGTCATGTCAACCGTTTCGCCGCCTGAACGCTTTGCCGTGGCGGCTTTCGATGCGCTGCTGGCGAATATTGCCATTGTCGATGCGGAGGGGCTGATCGTCGCCGTTAACCGGGCGTGGACAGCTTTTGCGTGTGAGAACGGCGGAACAGGCAACGACGTGGGCGTCAATTACCTGACGGTCTGCGAAGCGGCGCA
This genomic interval from Deinococcus humi contains the following:
- a CDS encoding PaaI family thioesterase; amino-acid sequence: MPESTLLPTLPPQAVQAVQAALHAIPMNATVGVTITDVGVGWATGKCADTPAFHNHLGTIHAGAQFLLAEATSGAAFAGAFAAQIAGGVPLIERLDTHYVGRARGGLSATAQARAEELPAALETYARDGKARLTVDVTVRDGEDKAVMRAVAHWYLRSMATIRGN
- a CDS encoding response regulator; amino-acid sequence: MSAAPFHLLLVEDELADALLFQDMLAEQDQDITVHHVQNGQEALDHLAHPDRASRPHLIVLDLNMPIMNGHEFLERVKTLPEVRSIPVLVLSTSEHPSDIHRAYDQQVSGYVVKPGNYQEYMHVLETIRAYWRGLVRLPSLEEVLRGRVGS